The DNA window ATAATTATGAGAAGTTTGTAGGTGAGGAAACTAAGCTTAGAGAGTTGAAATAAACTGTCAAAGTTCACAGTTTTTGTCTTGCAGAggtaggattcaaacccagatggTCTGATTCCAAAATTCTCACTCTTAACCATTTGATTTCTGGTCACAAGTATTCCAGGAAGTTGGTCAGGCTTTCTGGCTCTCTcatcatttatttctgttatttccaGCCACATAAGCCCAAAGCAACTAACACATCAGTAGAAGGATGATATTCTAGAGATGAGTTTCCTCAAAGCCCCCATCATGTCCTTGTTCCTCAGACTATAGATAAAAGGGTTCATCATAggggtgaccactgtgtacatcactGATACTATTGCattcttcctggaggagggagtggCTGCAGAACTAAGGTACACCCCAAAACCTGTACCGTAGAACAAGGAAACAACTACTAAGTGTGACCCACAGATGGAAAATGCCTTATACTTTCTACCAGCTGATGGCACTTTCAGGACAGTGGAGACAATACGAGTATAAGAGAAAATGATCCCAGAGAGAGGAATAACACCCAACAGGCTGGTCACTAAATACACAAGGATATTATTGATGTGGATATCAGAACAGGCGAGCTTGAGAATATGAGCTAGTTCTCAGAAAAAGTGGGGGATCTTCAGGTCTGTGCAGAAGGACAGTCGCAGAGCCATCAAAGTGTGGAGCAGAGCATCCAGAACACTAATAAGGAAGGGAAGCAGAACCAGCAGCCCACAGAGCTTGGGGTTCATGATGACATTGTATCTcagtgggtgacagatggccacaaagcggtcataggccatcgtTACCAGAATTCCATTTTCTAAGCCAACAAAAGTCAGGACAAAGCAGATTTGGGTGAGACATCCTGGGTAACTGATGGCTTTGCTCTGTGTCTGGATATTCACCAGCATCTTTGGGAGGGTGGTAGTGGTGAAACAGATGTCAATGAAAGACAGGttagagaggaagaagtacatgggggtgtggaggtgggagtcataGATAATGGCCAAGATGATGAGCAGGTTACCTAGCACAGTGACTAGGTatacagagaggaagagggaaaatagAAGGGGTTGCAGTTCTGGATCCCCTGACAGTCCCAGAAGGAGGAATTCTGCAGTATTGGAGAGGTTTCCTGGTTTCATGTTGTTGATGAGTCTGGGAGAAAGATggtgacaagaaaacaaaacttcaggagttcacatcatggcttagcagtaatgaacctgacttatatccatgaggattcaggttcgatccctggcctcatttggtgggttaaggatccagcgttgccgtgagctgtggtgtatgttgcagactcaggtaggatcctgcattgctgtggctgtggcgtaggcaagcagctgtagctccgatttgacccctagcctgggaactaccatatgctgtgggtacagccctaaaaataaaattaaaaataatttttagatgtaCCATCCTCAGAATCCTAGAAAGTATCTCTTAATTAGCTCACCCTGATATCTAGGCCACTGAACAATTAAGTCCCCAGAATGGCCAGTAGAGAGATAgaagggaaataattaaaaaaattttttttggttgcacctagGTGTCCAGGCAAAGGATGcagcctgtgccccagcagtgacccaagccacagcagtgacaatgccagatccataacctactaggccaccagggagctccaggaagAGAAGTAGGAGTAAATACAACTGGATAATTATGTTTTCAAGGTAATGTTGGGACTTAGACAATAACAAATGCAAAATGTTTTGGAGCTCCAGCTccagatctataccacagctatggcaatgctggatctgagccacatctgtgacctaggctgcagcttatggcaatgccagatcattaacctactgagcaaggccagggatcaaagccacatattcatggatactatgttgggcttttgacctgctgagccacaatgggaactcccaaaatgtttgAGACAGTACATGCAAATAGTAAAACTTCAGAACTTTCAATCTAATTATCTTTATGTTTGAGAGAATATGACACTCAGTTTTAGAGGTTTACCTTACACATCTTTCCTGgtaatttaaaacacaaatatacaTGATCTTCTCTGCTTAATGGTGTTTGAACACAATGGATGGagtttaaaaggaagaaagaaaggaaggtataaagaatgaaggaaagaaagaaatggagaaagaaaaaagagtgagaaagaaagggaggaaggaaagaaagagaaagaaagaaaggggagttcctgttgtggcgcaggggaaacgaatcctactaggaacaatgaggttgcggatttgatccctagcctctctcagtgggctaaggatctggcatttccgtgagctggagtgtaggtcacagatgacgctcagatctgacattgctgtggctgtggtgtaggctggcagctggagctctgattagacccctagcctgggaattccaaatgacaaaaataaaaaagactagaaagaaggaaggaaggaaggaaggaaggaaggaaggaaggaagaaggaagaaagaaagaaagaaagaaagaaagaaagaaagaaagaaagaaagaaagaaagaaagaaagaaaggaaggaagaaagaaagaaagaaaaaaagaaagaaagaaaggaaggaagaaagaaaagaaaagaaagaaggaaggaagggaggaaaaaggataTTTCAATATGGagctccttttgtggctcagtggtaatgaatcagactagtatccatgaacatgtggatccctggccttgcttagtgggttaaatatatggcattgccatgaactgtggtgtaggtcacagacgtggcttggatctggtgttgctatggctgtgatgtaggctggcaactgcagctctgactggacccttagtctgggaacttccatatgccacaggtgcagccctatattgtcttttttacatacagtatacatatatacaaaaaacatatatatattcaaatattactGGGAGTTGTTGCAGTTAATCTCCGTGCATAGATTAATAGTCTAGATAGATCCATTTGCCCTCGTCTTCTTTCATACGTATCCCATTGGTGTCTTTCTCtcccatcatttttcttttcttagagcACTTTGTGAAAGTGAACATTAATTCCTCTTTATCCAGTAGCATAGgtttcttcctctatttttatttgccttaacCCTGGCTTTTCTGTATATTACAGATCACACTAAAAACCAcatagatcatttaaaaaaatgttatgttaAATGTTCTCatcctaaggggaaaaaattataattttatattaggtgttggatgttaactaaatttatttGGTAATCATCATCTTGCAGTAGGTACATCTATCACATCATTCTATTGTACACCTAAGACTAAtccaatgttgtatgtcaattatatctcatttattaagaaagaaaatgaaagagtaaGCCACAAATGGTACCCTGCCCCCTAATATTCCTGATTTGGCTACCTCAGTGCCTAGTTCAGGTAATCTTTGATTTCTGGAAGAGTCCCACAGGGACCAATTCTGAACgagctcctccctcccttccagttTATCCGAATTCCTGAGAAATTGATCCTGAGCCCCTCTCCCAActcccccccctccaaaaaaggcTGGGCATAAAGGACTGGCATGTGCTGGTAATGTCAAAGCATCTGCCTACTGTTCTTATGAACCAATGAGGTAAAGGAATTTCTGCAATGATGTCTCGGCCAAATCTACCATAGAATCACAATATGTGTCTCCTTAGTACAGTGAACCTGAAACAGACAACATTAACAGCCTGCACCCAGCCAGAACCCAAAAtgtgggacttgaacccacattttaaatTAGCACTCACCCGATGTCTGGACTTACGGAGGTttaggttctttatgcctctgcacagaaggaatttagtgagagacaaagtgataggcaagaaatagatttattaggataggacttGAGAGTTGCAAGTGGGCAGGTAAGAAGCCTCTGGTcagaggatctggtgggctacagttttatcatccagggGGAATAGGGGtcggaaaagactgcctcttcctttctgggactactagctcctccttggtatccagtaagctgtgtattcaaatcagcagaagggcggtcctcaaactcctgcccttgatctgaatctgaatgcaggcctcttcccatcccccacccaatgacctgaggcaagtCTCGCACTTCCATTAATCAAgtaagcctgccttgttctgatggcttttttgagcagtctattaacttacagtgatctctcaaagtcccctagatttccctctccaTCTATGATACTCTActgggacttctaaaactacttatgcctactccatccctattaAACCCATGTAATCCAAGCTCTTTGCTTCACAGATTGAGGCCCTGAGCAAGGAGTTGACTTTTCCTGGAGAAATGTAAGCGAAAAACACAAAAACGTCAACCCTCTTGGGATATGACTTGAACTCAGATACACCTTGGTTCAATCACTAATCCCTCAACTGTGACTCGGCTCTGTGTCTTAGGGACACAGAACCCCTCCGAGCAGAtccaattttcctatttttatcatggtaactgcttttattttttaatttttttttcttttttggccacccctcggcatatgaagttcccaggccagggatcacatgcAAACGGCTGCTGCAAACTAAgaactgtggcaatgccggatccttaaccactgtgctgggccagggatcaagggattgaacctgtgacccagtgctccagagatgctgccaatcctgttgcaccatggcaggaactctaatggcaactgctttttaaaaaatggacaggatggagttcccattgtggtgtagtggttaaggactcctactaggaaccatgaggttgtgggttcgatccctgaccttgctcagtgggctaaagatctggcgttgccgtgacctgtggtgtaggttgcagatgcagcttggatcccatgttgctgtggctctggcg is part of the Sus scrofa isolate TJ Tabasco breed Duroc chromosome 2, Sscrofa11.1, whole genome shotgun sequence genome and encodes:
- the LOC100623334 gene encoding LOW QUALITY PROTEIN: olfactory receptor 7G3-like (The sequence of the model RefSeq protein was modified relative to this genomic sequence to represent the inferred CDS: substituted 1 base at 1 genomic stop codon), which gives rise to MKPGNLSNTAEFLLLGLSGDPELQPLLFSLFLSVYLVTVLGNLLIILAIIYDSHLHTPMYFFLSNLSFIDICFTTTTLPKMLVNIQTQSKAISYPGCLTQICFVLTFVGLENGILVTMAYDRFVAICHPLRYNVIMNPKLCGLLVLLPFLISVLDALLHTLMALRLSFCTDLKIPHFFXELAHILKLACSDIHINNILVYLVTSLLGVIPLSGIIFSYTRIVSTVLKVPSAGRKYKAFSICGSHLVVVSLFYGTGFGVYLSSAATPSSRKNAIVSVMYTVVTPMMNPFIYSLRNKDMMGALRKLISRISSFY